CGCTCAGCAAGCTCATTGAGAACACTGCTGATTTCAGGAGACTGATAAGCTTCGCCAAGCGTTTCGATTGCACCGATAACACCATTTTCGGGTCCACCAACAGCCGGTAGTGCTGTGAAGTCAAATTCTTCAGCATGTAAGTCAGCGACATCAACCAAACGCTCACCGAGGGCATCTAGGCGCAATAACTTCGTTTGCAATTCCGCTAATTTGAGTGTCAGAGCTTCCAGCTCCTGATCGGTCTGTTTACGAATCTGTTGCAGTTCCTGACGCTGCATATCCAAATCGTGTTCCCAGGCTTTAGCAGCATTCAGATCAAGAAGACCTTCATCCGCCAAACGCTCTGCCAACCAATATCCTGACACCCCCATCGCAAACGGTAAGGCAAACAAAAACCCGAACATCACCGCCTTAGCAGTACTGCTAAGCGTATAGGTTCTGGACTCTCCATGGCGACGACCGACGATTATTATATTCATAGGATCAGGTTCAAAATTTTCGGGCTTACCCTACTCATTTGTGTGTGTTTTTACCAATAATTTTACAAACTCGTCTGAATTCAATCATCCAGACACAACAAAGGCCATATAAGTATGGCCTTTGTGTACGGATTCTCCAACGGAATCCTGTGTATTTTAGTTAACCTGGATCATCCAGCTGCGGCTGGGCGCATGTAAGAAATTGGCGCTGTTTCTTCTGTGAATTCGACGAATTCCCAGGCATCTTCCTGTTGTAATAACTCACGCAGAAGCTGGTTATTCAGGCCATGGCCTGACTTATAACCTACAAACTCGCCAATCAAACTGTGGCCTAACAGGTAGAGATCACCCACTGCATCAAGAATTTTATGCTTAACGAACTCGTCGTCGTAACGCAGACCGTCCTCATTGAGGACGCGGTAATCATCAACGACGATGGCATTTTTTACGCTGCCGCCCAAGGCAAGGTTCTTAGACCGCATGTACTCGATATCTTTGGTAAAACCAAAGGTTCTGGCGCGACTAACTTCTTTCACGTAAGAAGTGGAAGAGAAATCAAGACTAGCACGCTGCACGCTTTGCCTGAGTACAGGATGGTCGAAGTCGATTTCAAAGCTGACTTTAAACCCCTCATAGGGAACGAAAGAGGCAACTTTATCCCCCTCGCGAACTTCAATCTTGCGTTTGATGCGGATGAAACGCTTAGCAGCCTCTTGCTCTGCAAGGCCTGCCGACTGAATCAGGAAAACAAATGGTCCTGAACTCCCATCCATAATAGGCACTTCTTGAGCACTGAGTTCTACAATAGCGTTGTCAATGCCTAGACCAGCCATGGCTGACAGCAAGTGCTCCACAGTATCGACTTTGGCGTGTTCTTTGATAAGAGTTGTGGATAACGTTGTCTCACCGACGCTTAGTGCGTTTGCAGGAATATCAACAACCGGGTCCAGATCGACACGACGGAACACAATGCCACTGTTAACAGGTGCTGGCTTCAGGGTCAGGTAAACTTTTTCACCTGAATGGAGACCAACGCCCGTTGCGCGGATTGTATTTTTAAGTGTTCTCTGTCGGATCATCTGGACATTCCTGCCAATACTGAGCAATTTTTAAACAATTTAACAATGGCCGGGATTATAACAGCAAATTGCAAAGCTACCAGTGGCTGTTTGCAATTTGCTACATTATGACTCAATCGGCCTGACGACGCAGGAACGTAGGGATATCCATAATACTGTCATAATCCATATCAGCGGCGGGTTTTTTAACCGCGTTACTCATATCTGATGATACTGCTGCGGGGTGGTCCATCGGATTCATCCGCTCAGGTTTTACCTGAGGAGTATTATCGACCACAACCTTTGCCTCAGTTGGCATCGGAGCAACAGCAGCTTCTTCCTGGCCGAGACCCGTTGCCACCACAGTGACACGCAGCTCATCGGACAGATCAGGATCCATAACAGTGCCGACTACGACGGTAGCGTTATCAGAGGCAAACTCCTCGACAACACTGCCCACTTCACTGAACTCACCCAATGACAAATCAAAGCCAGCGGTCACGTTTACCAGAATGCCACGTGCTCCTTGCAAATCGATGTCTTCAAGCAGCGGGCTTCCAATCGCCTTTTCAGCTGCCTCGCGGGCACGATTTTCGCCACTTGCAGCACCCGTACCCATCATCGCCTGACCCATTTCGGACATAACAGTACGAACATCGGCAAAGTCGACATTGATCATACCTGGCCGGGTAATAAGATCAGCGATCCCCTGAACGGCACCTTGCAGAACATCGTTCGCTTCTTTGAAAGCGTCCAGCAGCGTAGTACCGCTTCCCATAACAGACAGCAGCTTTTCATTTGGGATGGTAATTAAAGAATCGACATTTTCTGCCAACTGTTTTAACCCCTGATCAGCAATCGTCATGCGCTTGCGACCTTCAAACGGAAATGGCTTAGTGACAACAGCAACAGTAAGAATACCCATTTCTTTCGCTACTTCGGCAACCACCGGCGCACCGCCAGTGCCTGTACCGCCACCCATCCCAGCTGTAATAAAAATCATATCAGCGCCGTCTAAGGCTTCAGCGATACGTTCACGATCCTCCAGTGCGGCCTGCCGGCCAACTTCAGGATTCGCACCAGCACCCAGACCTTTGGTCAAACCATTACCCAGCTGAATAATGGAACGGGAACTGACGTTACGCAGTGCCTGAGCATCAGTATTGGCACAAATGAAATCGACACCATCGATCTGGCCATCCACCATATGCTGCACAGCGTTTCCGCCACCACCGCCAACGCCAATCACTTTAATAACGGCGTTTTGCTGTAAGTCATCTGCTAATTCGAACATATCCCCTTCTCTTTGTTGAGACATCGCTTTATCTCCTTCCGCGCGCGCGATCAATATTTAATCTTAAAAGTTGCCTTTAATCCAATCTTTTATGCGCGAAAAACCGTTTTTTTCCTGATTTTCATCGAGTTTTTTCAGCGCTTTATTTTCTTGCTGCTTAACTGCGTGAAGCAGCAAGCCAACGGACGTTGAGTAAATCGGGTTGTTAATCACATCCTGCAGTCCAGAAACCCCATGAGGACGTGCCAATCTTACCGGCATATGGAAAATTTCTTCAGCCAGTTCGACAACACCTTCCATTTTTGCGGTGCCACCGGTTAATACAATTCCAGCAGCAACAAGATCTTCAAAACCACTGCGTCGTAACTCAGATTGAATCAGCGTAAATAACTCGTCATATCGTGGTTCAACCACTTCGGCCAACGCCTGGCGCGACAAGTCTCGCGGTGGACGATCCCCCACACTTGGTACCTTAATGGTCTCGTCTGCTTTGGCTAACTGAGTGAGTGCACATGCGTATTTAATTTTAATTTTTTCTGCATGCTGGGTTGGTGTCCGCAATGCCATCGCAATATCGTTGGTAACCTGATCGCCGGCAATTGGAATAACCGCCGTATGCCGAATTGCACCTTCAATAAAAATCGCAATATCAGTAGTCCCGCCACCAATATCTACCATACAAACACCAAGTTCGCGTTCGTCATCTGTGAGTACCGAATAGCTCGACGCTAATTGCTCAAGAACCAGGTCGTCTACTTGTAAATCACATCGCTCAATACAACGCTCGATATTTTGTGCCGCATTTACAGCCCCTGTCACCAAATGAACCTTTGCCTCAAGACGAACACCAGACATTCCCACCGGTTCACGAATGCCCTCCTGAAAATCGACAACATACTCCTGTGGTAACACGTGAAGGATTCTCTGATCCTGCGGAATTGCAACCGCTTGAGCAGCATCAATGACACGTTCGATATCAGTATGAGTAACTTCACGATCCCTGACGGCAACAATACCGTGTGAATTCATTGATTGAATATGACTGCCAGCAATACCCGCGTTTACCGAATGAATACGACAACCCGCCATAAGTTCCGCTTCTTCAACTGCACGCCGAATTGATTGCACTGTGGAGTCAATATTTACTACAACGCCCTTTTTCAGACCGTGGCTCGGACAACTACCGAGACCAACAATATCAATCTGTCCGTCCTCACCCACTTCACCAACAATAGCGACAATTTTTGATGTTCCTATATCCAGGCCAACCACCATATTTTTTTGTTGTACCTGATTCATGCTTCCATCTCCCCAACTGGCAACCACTCAATTGCAGCACCTTTGACATAACGTAAATCTATCCCTGCCACATTTTTATGGGGCAAGGCTTTTAATAATAATTCGAGACGCTTCATACGCTCTTCGAAATAGTGACGACCAAATACAACGTTCCAGCCATTTGATAATTTGCCAGTGATAGAACCTACATCTGATACTTCCAGTTCCAGTACCGAAACACCAGTGTTTTTAAGCATTTGATGCAATCTTCGATAATTCCGCATCACACTTTCTGAATAATGAGTATTCCCGCGCATTCGTGCCAATTTTTCGCCGGTCACAAATCCTGGCCGTGGCAAAATATCGCCACCAACCGTCAATATTTCTTCGCCATTCCAAATTGCCATTGGCACATCTTCATGTACATTAATTAAAATTGTATCTGGCCAACGTTTTTTCACATTAACCACGTTTAATAATGGCAAATCATCAACTTGCTGAAATACTTGCTGCAACTCCGCAGAAAAGAAACTTTCATCCCTTAACCAGTCAAGCTGCTCCACAATCAGTTCCGGCTTCCACAGACTAAACTGACCCTGAACCTCAACAGTGTTCACTGGCCAACTGAGATATACCCAACGACCACAAAAAAACAAGGCAATAAATAGCAGCGGCACAGCAAACCAATAAACGTTCACACGAGGAAAACGAAATTGTATTGGCTGCTTCTCAACAATTCTGGTCGCGCCCGTTGCTTTATTCCTTCTCATACGTATCAGCCAGCCTGACGGTTTCTGGTTTCTGTTAACAATTTTACGACCAGCTGCGGAAAATCAACGCCACTCGCGCGCGCAGCCATGGGTACCAAACTGTGATCCGTCATACCTGGACTGGTGTTAGCTTCCAGTAACCAAAAATTACCCGTATCCGCATCCTGCATGACATCGATTCGTCCCCACCCCTGACACCCAAGAACATCAAATGCTTTTAGTGCCAATTCCTGCAATTCCGACTCTTTTTCAGAACTCAGCCCACATGGCAACAAATACTCAGTATCGTTGGCTTGGTATTTCGCATCAAAATCATAAAAATCATGGGGCGTTCTTAATTGAATAGCGGGCAAAGCTATACCATCAACAATAGCAACCGTGAACTCAGGACCACTTACCCATTGCTCGGCCAGAACCATAGCATCATAGTCGCTGGCAAACTCATAACTCTTTTTCAGTTCCTCAGCTGTATATACACGGCGCATACCGATACTTGAACCCTCTCGGGCTGGCTTCACGATGGCATTGTTTGACAGAGCTTCAGTGGTAGCTTGCCAATCACAATTGCTATCCAACAATACTGCTTTTGGTGTTGCTAACCCTGCAGCTTGCCAAATCAGCTTGGTCCGCCATTTATCCATTGCCAATGCTGAAGCCATAACGCCGCTTCCGGTATAAGGCTTATCCAACCATTCAAGGACACCCTGAATGGTGCCATCCTCTCCACCTCGACCATGCAATGCGATAAATGCAATATCAAAATCAGCTTCGGTCAGTTGAGCAATCGCATGTCCCTGTATATCAATTGCAATAACATCTGCTCCGGCATTCTGTAATGCATTAAATACTGCACGACCACTATTCAGAGATACTGAACGCTCTGCAGAATTACCGCCCATTAATACAGCAATTTTTCCTAAAGAAGTGATATTCACTGATCACCTCTTATATCTTTTAACAAGTCAGGTAACTTGTTCACCAGCGTCTGTGCTAAAGCGCCCACATCACCGGCGCCTTGGGTCAACAATAGATCGCCCGGTCTCAGTACATTTTTTAAAGATTGCTCAACGGATTCATCACGTGCAATAAATACAGGATCAACAACGCCACGCTGCCGAACCGAGCCACAAAGCGCACGACCATCAGCACCTGCAATCAGCTTTTCGCCTGCAGGATACACGTCCATTAATAATAAAACGTCGGCCTGTGACAGCACACGCACAAAGTCTTCATACAAATCACGGGTTCTGGTGTAACGATGTGGTTGAAAGACCATGACCAGTCGTCGTTCGGGGAAGCCACTGCGAATTGCTTCAAGTGTGACCTCAAGCTCTCGTGGATGATGACCATAATCATCCACCAGCATGACATCACCATCAGCTAGCGGAAATTCACCGCACACCTGAAAACGACGACCAACGCCTTCGAATTTTTCCAGTGCAGACTGCATAGCGTCATCACTAACACCTTCGTCATCTGATACAGCGATCGCAGCCAGTGCATTCAGTACGTTATGTTTTCCTGGCATACGCATACGAATATCAAGATCTGCTTTTCCGCTATTACGTTTAACAGTAAAGCGAGTGTACATACCGTCTTGTGTCAAATTAACGGCCTGATAATCCGCATCTTCAGAGAATCCATAAGTCACAAACTGGCGACTGATACGCGGTAATATAGAACGGACGTTTTCGTCGTCAATACACACAACAGCCAAACCATAGAATGGCAAATTATGTAGAAATTCAACAAAGGTATTTTTTAGCTTTTCAAAGTCA
The Saccharospirillaceae bacterium genome window above contains:
- a CDS encoding peptidoglycan DD-metalloendopeptidase family protein; translated protein: MNIIIVGRRHGESRTYTLSSTAKAVMFGFLFALPFAMGVSGYWLAERLADEGLLDLNAAKAWEHDLDMQRQELQQIRKQTDQELEALTLKLAELQTKLLRLDALGERLVDVADLHAEEFDFTALPAVGGPENGVIGAIETLGEAYQSPEISSVLNELAERIDNREQQLEVLDDLMSANKLSSDTFVAGRPITKGWMSSRYGKRTDPFTGRLAWHAGVDFAGKMGSDIVSVASGVVTWSGPRYGYGKLVEVNHGNGYKTRYAHCKELNVKVGEVVRKGDIIALMGSSGRSTGPHVHFEVYKNGRTVDPSSYIHRKPR
- the lpxC gene encoding UDP-3-O-acyl-N-acetylglucosamine deacetylase: MIRQRTLKNTIRATGVGLHSGEKVYLTLKPAPVNSGIVFRRVDLDPVVDIPANALSVGETTLSTTLIKEHAKVDTVEHLLSAMAGLGIDNAIVELSAQEVPIMDGSSGPFVFLIQSAGLAEQEAAKRFIRIKRKIEVREGDKVASFVPYEGFKVSFEIDFDHPVLRQSVQRASLDFSSTSYVKEVSRARTFGFTKDIEYMRSKNLALGGSVKNAIVVDDYRVLNEDGLRYDDEFVKHKILDAVGDLYLLGHSLIGEFVGYKSGHGLNNQLLRELLQQEDAWEFVEFTEETAPISYMRPAAAG
- the ftsZ gene encoding cell division protein FtsZ, giving the protein MFELADDLQQNAVIKVIGVGGGGGNAVQHMVDGQIDGVDFICANTDAQALRNVSSRSIIQLGNGLTKGLGAGANPEVGRQAALEDRERIAEALDGADMIFITAGMGGGTGTGGAPVVAEVAKEMGILTVAVVTKPFPFEGRKRMTIADQGLKQLAENVDSLITIPNEKLLSVMGSGTTLLDAFKEANDVLQGAVQGIADLITRPGMINVDFADVRTVMSEMGQAMMGTGAASGENRAREAAEKAIGSPLLEDIDLQGARGILVNVTAGFDLSLGEFSEVGSVVEEFASDNATVVVGTVMDPDLSDELRVTVVATGLGQEEAAVAPMPTEAKVVVDNTPQVKPERMNPMDHPAAVSSDMSNAVKKPAADMDYDSIMDIPTFLRRQAD
- the ftsA gene encoding cell division protein FtsA; its protein translation is MNQVQQKNMVVGLDIGTSKIVAIVGEVGEDGQIDIVGLGSCPSHGLKKGVVVNIDSTVQSIRRAVEEAELMAGCRIHSVNAGIAGSHIQSMNSHGIVAVRDREVTHTDIERVIDAAQAVAIPQDQRILHVLPQEYVVDFQEGIREPVGMSGVRLEAKVHLVTGAVNAAQNIERCIERCDLQVDDLVLEQLASSYSVLTDDERELGVCMVDIGGGTTDIAIFIEGAIRHTAVIPIAGDQVTNDIAMALRTPTQHAEKIKIKYACALTQLAKADETIKVPSVGDRPPRDLSRQALAEVVEPRYDELFTLIQSELRRSGFEDLVAAGIVLTGGTAKMEGVVELAEEIFHMPVRLARPHGVSGLQDVINNPIYSTSVGLLLHAVKQQENKALKKLDENQEKNGFSRIKDWIKGNF
- a CDS encoding FtsQ-type POTRA domain-containing protein gives rise to the protein MRRNKATGATRIVEKQPIQFRFPRVNVYWFAVPLLFIALFFCGRWVYLSWPVNTVEVQGQFSLWKPELIVEQLDWLRDESFFSAELQQVFQQVDDLPLLNVVNVKKRWPDTILINVHEDVPMAIWNGEEILTVGGDILPRPGFVTGEKLARMRGNTHYSESVMRNYRRLHQMLKNTGVSVLELEVSDVGSITGKLSNGWNVVFGRHYFEERMKRLELLLKALPHKNVAGIDLRYVKGAAIEWLPVGEMEA
- a CDS encoding D-alanine--D-alanine ligase, whose protein sequence is MGGNSAERSVSLNSGRAVFNALQNAGADVIAIDIQGHAIAQLTEADFDIAFIALHGRGGEDGTIQGVLEWLDKPYTGSGVMASALAMDKWRTKLIWQAAGLATPKAVLLDSNCDWQATTEALSNNAIVKPAREGSSIGMRRVYTAEELKKSYEFASDYDAMVLAEQWVSGPEFTVAIVDGIALPAIQLRTPHDFYDFDAKYQANDTEYLLPCGLSSEKESELQELALKAFDVLGCQGWGRIDVMQDADTGNFWLLEANTSPGMTDHSLVPMAARASGVDFPQLVVKLLTETRNRQAG
- the murC gene encoding UDP-N-acetylmuramate--L-alanine ligase; translated protein: MRRIRCIHFVGIGGVGMCGIAEVLLNQGYQITGSDLRQSAVTERLVSMGAKVFIGHDSENVEQADVLVVSTAIDENNPEIKSALEQRVPIVRRAEMLAELMRFRHGIAVAGTHGKTTTTSLVTSILAEGNFDPTFVIGGKLNSAGTNARLGASRYLVAEADESDASFLHLQPMVSIVTNIDADHMSTYDGDFEKLKNTFVEFLHNLPFYGLAVVCIDDENVRSILPRISRQFVTYGFSEDADYQAVNLTQDGMYTRFTVKRNSGKADLDIRMRMPGKHNVLNALAAIAVSDDEGVSDDAMQSALEKFEGVGRRFQVCGEFPLADGDVMLVDDYGHHPRELEVTLEAIRSGFPERRLVMVFQPHRYTRTRDLYEDFVRVLSQADVLLLMDVYPAGEKLIAGADGRALCGSVRQRGVVDPVFIARDESVEQSLKNVLRPGDLLLTQGAGDVGALAQTLVNKLPDLLKDIRGDQ